The following DNA comes from Papaver somniferum cultivar HN1 chromosome 4, ASM357369v1, whole genome shotgun sequence.
CAATCTAATGCCTAAAGTAAGCTGCTCGTGCTCCAGTGCTCCAGTAACCTCTGTTTTGAGGCTTTAAAACCGTGATGCTGATGTACTTCAACTCTGCCGACGCCCAATGTCTCTAAGCAATGTATTAAGATCATATTTCCCTTTTTCTTGTCGCATGACTCCAAAGCACCTacaaaatgcaaaacaagcatAATATACAAATAATACAAGAGAATAACTAAGAAAAGCACGAGAAATTGATATTTGAAAGATGTATTTTAAGCGCttatcaaattcctccacacttgatctttgctagtcctcgagcaaactaaacaaaactaaaatacaactccgtgtcgtcgaggctacggttacttttagcataaataacaagcctttaaacctctaggtgtccctagcggacgagttatagtctcgtgaaggtttacaagagatatacctacaaaaccttttactccaaattcctaATACCTGTGAAGAATCTATGAACGGATCCAgaatgactacaggaggaagtacccagatgcaaatccaattcatatataGTAAACAAATCTCTACTtagaaagttgaacaaaccacaatactcggaatctaacaaaccacaatcacacatgaatagacTAAGTAGATGGATATAGAGGTATATGTTTACGAATGTTGACAAGTgatcggtgtttcccatatctgtctgaagatcaccgccaagatgaacctatgaatcctaatggattgagatactggtctgacttcTAATATCAACGcagctggcatatataagggaaccagtggtcgataatcctaattctagatcaactcgactggaaaatacaagggaaccagtggtcgatttattaattgaacaataataataataataactttttctttttctttttttttcacttttttttttgaatcgaaaacatgattagatcttttggatccaagcgcatgcttcttgtcagtagattacatggtaattcccgtggatcctgcattccatgtttgtttaggcgacggagtcAGGAAGAACACAcatatattgctatccaagtgtcatttttttttttcatatatactccgattggtctaattggtctgggtttttttttttagtaactcaatcctctatttcatcctagcagtaataacaattcgatattagtgacccaccaaatcacttaaagaaacaaaaaatttgcaaaaataaaaacagaaagtgacatggtgacgattccgagatatgtaacaactatcatgttatttctaatacTTGAGATCTGTCATTTTTGTTAATGGGTTGCTCAACTCCTGCAACCAAGATGGTTTCATCCTCttatattggtagtgtcatcctaaaggcacaagtttctagattccGGAGTTTAACTAGAGGCATCAAAATCaacaaattatatacaaattacaTACTACAAAATAGAGACTCTAACTCGTAGCTACTTCtaaacaatagaggataaacactaaactagctatttagttggcatctaatcccgacTGAGATAAAATATACCTCATTGTGGAGAAAAAATGCCATCTatttagaaaggctagtgttcatTCTaagttgttcaaaaatctctaaaagttaaaGTTTTGTATACGTCAATTTTTGTCTTATGGAACcctacccccacacttagatcaaacgttttcctcaatgtttcaaatcattgcaaaaagaataagaggaatacttgaaaaagacaaggaagtaagaattggaattgttcaCCTGATTGACGCAGACGAGTAACATTCAAAATAGACtccccatatatcaacaatctgaaaatttgaggatCCATCCACAAAACAATCTGCATATATTGCAAAAGCTTCATAAGAATGTTAGCTAATGGTGGGAAAAATGAAACTATCATCCCATGAgagtcacccccacacttagttctttctacactcggaagtgtatacaaaACATAAGTGGAAGGAACTTCAATCGGCTCCTCTTCACAAACCTgcatggtgttagactcaaacacatatggtggatacttagaagcaagaaATTCGGATAaattttttgaagcacataattccatCCCCAAATGAGGTATCTTCCTAAATGatggattaacaactctttggGAAACTACTACTAATTTGAGAGGATCATCATTATATAGAGGTTCAcataaagggttagacaaaccttgcaaaaattcTTGTATTACCGGATCCTCGGTACTGCTGGACACTTCCATTCTCACATCACAAGTATCATCATTCTCACTCGAACTCTTGTTAAGACATTCATTGGTTTCTTCTATAACCAAGTCCTCCTCATCGGAAAAGAAATCAGAATCTTCCATAAGCAAATTATCGTAATCCTTACGTTCTtcacaagttgacttctcattcaaagtatcGATTGTCTCTGAATTTGGGGTAGGGTGTacaaagaagtcataatcatcatcgctctcatacacaacataagtcttaccatcaataattgtagtgtttctagactcaacttcttccttttgaataggagaatgatcATTAAAATCATGAGTTGAGCTAGTAGCACCCATTATCAATATTTTCCAAAGATTCATCATCCTCGGAATCTTCTTCTTGGGGCTCTTCTCCATTATCAACATGGCGGTTAACCTCCATATGTATGGCCCTAGAAATTGCTTGAAGAGTCTCTTCCGTTTCTCCCTCTTCTCCCAACTGCACATATTTTCTAAAGAGTTTCTTTATGTTAACACGTTTTCCGATAATACTCACAATAGGTTATCTAGACCATGTATCTTCcgtttgaatgggtgaatgatcataaatacGATTCGGAACAGGTCTACATACACTATCATAGGTTTCACTTGGTACGAAACTCGGTACGTTGAGAGTTGAGTTAATCTGGTTCCATGTACGTCGCAAATCCATGAATTCAATAGGCATCTGCAAGAAACTAGATTGGAACGTATGAGAAGTATaactatccccccatccttgtgatttCCCACTTACATAACCACCAAAAGGTTGT
Coding sequences within:
- the LOC113274057 gene encoding uncharacterized protein LOC113274057, with the protein product MCSWEKREKRKRLFKQFLGPYIWRLTAMLIMEKSPKKKIPRMMNLWKILIMGATSSTHDFNDHSPIQKEEVESRNTTIIDGKTYVVYESDDDYDFFVHPTPNSETIDTLNEKSTCEERKDYDNLLMEDSDFFSDEEDLVIEETNECLNKSSSENDDTCDVRMEVSSSTEDPVIQEFLQDCFVDGSSNFQIVDIWGVYFECYSSASIR